CATCGGTTTCGTTATAATACTGACGACGTTCGCTGTGACCGATCAAAGTCCAGCGGATGCCCAGATCCTTCAGCATGGGAATCGACAGTTCACCCGTAAAGGCGCCGTCGGCTTTCTCATGGATGGTTTGCGAAGCGATCAAAATCCCGCTTTTTTCGCCGTATTCGCGGGCTATTCCAAGGAATGGGGCGGGCACGGCCAGAAGCACTTCGACCTGATCACGCTTCAGATTCTTGGCTGCGATCTCGCGACTCAGGGTCTGCATATATTCAGGAACCTTCGAGTAAAGAAGGTTCATTTTCCAGTTACCGGCAATCAATGGTTTGCGCATCGTTGGTCTTCCTTATTGCTTCAAGAGGACTTTGACGCCAGGCAGGATCTGGCCTTCCAGGAACTCAAGCGAAGCGCCGCCGCCGGTCGAGATGTGATCCATTTTATCGGCCACACCCGCCTTGTTCGTTGCCGCCACGCTATCGCCGCCGCCGACCACGGTAAAGGCCGAGCTGCGCGCCATGGCTTCTGCGATGCGAAGGGAACCCTTCGCGAATTTATCGAATTCGAAGACGCCCATGGGTCCGTTCCAAAGCACAGTCTTCGAAAGCCCGATGATATCGCTGTAGCGCTTGATGGTGCGCGGACCGATATCAAGACCCATCAAACCCTTCTGAATCGTGCGTCCTGGAATTTCAACAGCCTCGGCATCAGCATCGAATTTCGCGGCAGCGACGTGATCTTCAGGAAGAATGATTTCCACTTTACGAGCTTCGGCGTTGCGGTAGATGGAAGCCACGAGGTCCATCTTATCGGTTTCCACGCGGGAATCGCCGACGTCCACACCCTGATACTTAAGGAAGGTGTAGGCCATGGCCCCACCGATCAGAAGGTAGTTGGCATGATTCAAGAGATTCAGAACGACGCCGATCTTATCCGAAACTTTCGAGCCGCCCATGATAACGGTGAAGGGGGCCTGAGGTTTTTTCTGCAAAGCGGAAAGAACGCTGATCTCACGCTCCACCAGAAGTCCGGCCGCGCGCTTTTCGCTCGGGAAGAGTTCAGCCGCCGCGACCACGCTGGCATGCGCGCGGTGCAGAGTCCCGAAGGCATCGTTCACATAGCAGTCGAAACCGTGAGCGAGCTTGGTGGCAAAATCAAGGTCGTTCTTGGTTTCACCGGGATGAAAGCGAAGATTTTCGAAGAGGATGATCTGATTTTTATTCAGCTGATTGAGCACCTGTTCGGCTGGCTCTTCGGTATAGTCACGCACAAAGACGACTTCCACGCCAAGCAGTTCGGCCAGGCGCACGCCCACGGGCTCGAGGGAATACTCGGGCATCACTTCCCCATCAGGGCGCCCGAGGTGGGACATGAGCGCGATCTTGTTCGTGCGTTCCAGAATATAGCGCAGGGTCGGCAAGGCTGCCGTGATGCGGGTATCGTCGGTGATTTTGCCCTTTTTAATCGGGACATTGAGATCGAGGCGCACG
This window of the Oligoflexus sp. genome carries:
- a CDS encoding phosphoglycerate kinase — encoded protein: MEFRKLQDLDLTNKKVLVRLDLNVPIKKGKITDDTRITAALPTLRYILERTNKIALMSHLGRPDGEVMPEYSLEPVGVRLAELLGVEVVFVRDYTEEPAEQVLNQLNKNQIILFENLRFHPGETKNDLDFATKLAHGFDCYVNDAFGTLHRAHASVVAAAELFPSEKRAAGLLVEREISVLSALQKKPQAPFTVIMGGSKVSDKIGVVLNLLNHANYLLIGGAMAYTFLKYQGVDVGDSRVETDKMDLVASIYRNAEARKVEIILPEDHVAAAKFDADAEAVEIPGRTIQKGLMGLDIGPRTIKRYSDIIGLSKTVLWNGPMGVFEFDKFAKGSLRIAEAMARSSAFTVVGGGDSVAATNKAGVADKMDHISTGGGASLEFLEGQILPGVKVLLKQ